A stretch of the Coprobacillus cateniformis genome encodes the following:
- a CDS encoding MBL fold metallo-hydrolase, protein MQVSLYNDIFILDDGEVREFLFLSRTTALLIDTGFPGTHIIDVVRRITSLPITVLLTHGDGDHRGGLCDFEECYVHERDKNLIPSDVQTYNIRQGEYIRAGKYCFEVIEIPGHTPGSIALLDRRHKLLISGDTIQKGPIYMFGDRRDLNMYIRSLKKLWKEKDDIDVILPSHHEYPLSHEYIEYCIEDAIALKNGELQGTLHPRLPCKEYKGKYISFYA, encoded by the coding sequence ATGCAAGTATCGCTTTATAATGATATATTTATATTGGACGATGGGGAAGTGAGGGAATTTCTTTTTTTAAGTCGGACCACGGCTTTATTGATCGATACTGGATTTCCAGGAACTCATATTATTGATGTTGTAAGGAGAATTACATCATTACCGATTACAGTTTTACTGACCCATGGAGATGGAGATCATCGAGGAGGCTTATGTGATTTTGAAGAATGTTATGTTCATGAAAGAGACAAGAATTTAATTCCAAGTGATGTACAAACTTATAATATTAGACAGGGTGAATATATTAGAGCAGGGAAATATTGTTTTGAAGTCATTGAAATTCCTGGACATACACCTGGTAGTATTGCTTTGTTAGATAGGCGTCACAAATTGCTAATCAGCGGTGATACAATCCAAAAAGGACCTATTTATATGTTTGGAGATCGTAGAGATTTAAATATGTATATACGAAGTCTTAAGAAGTTATGGAAAGAAAAAGATGATATAGATGTTATTTTGCCTAGTCATCATGAGTATCCATTGAGTCATGAATATATTGAGTATTGTATAGAAGATGCAATAGCATTAAAAAATGGAGAGTTACAAGGAACTCTCCATCCAAGACTCCCTTGTAAAGAATATAAGGGAAAATATATTTCATTTTATGCTTAA
- a CDS encoding LysR family transcriptional regulator: MIDIKLKTFIEVVDCKSFTRAAEHLHLTQPAVTQHIKQLENYYQYKLIQNPHKEFQLTEAGLRLYEYAKIQVQNEEIFESQLYKVAIPLTIGSTLSIADYYLPEILGQYLTSSSQRCQIYVNNTQTLVQKMIDGEVDCAFVEGQFDPQLFTYHLFKNEKFILVAHKDHPLAKQKITFDELLTFPLFIREEGSGTRAILENYLLQEIYTLSSFQKVIEVQSLTMIKKMLACTQGISFLYEGVVHHELLTGELTQIHLENFELIRPMHFIYLRNNINKQKYSAFFKNIYREKL, encoded by the coding sequence ATGATAGATATAAAATTGAAAACATTCATAGAAGTTGTAGATTGCAAAAGTTTTACGCGAGCAGCTGAACATCTTCATTTAACACAACCAGCAGTTACACAGCATATCAAACAATTAGAAAACTATTATCAATACAAACTTATTCAAAATCCCCATAAAGAGTTTCAATTAACTGAGGCTGGACTACGTTTGTATGAATACGCTAAAATTCAAGTTCAAAATGAAGAAATTTTTGAATCTCAATTGTATAAAGTTGCCATACCTCTAACAATTGGATCCACATTATCTATTGCTGATTATTATCTTCCTGAAATTCTTGGACAATATCTAACTTCATCTTCACAACGATGCCAGATTTATGTAAATAATACACAAACATTAGTTCAAAAAATGATAGATGGAGAAGTTGACTGTGCCTTTGTTGAAGGACAATTTGATCCACAACTCTTTACCTATCATCTTTTTAAAAATGAGAAATTTATTCTTGTCGCTCATAAAGATCATCCTCTTGCTAAGCAGAAAATTACATTTGATGAATTGCTTACTTTCCCACTTTTTATTCGTGAAGAAGGTTCAGGAACAAGAGCTATTTTAGAAAACTATCTACTCCAAGAGATTTACACACTTTCATCATTTCAAAAAGTCATTGAAGTCCAGAGTCTAACAATGATTAAGAAAATGCTAGCATGTACACAGGGAATTAGTTTTTTGTATGAAGGGGTTGTCCATCATGAACTTCTAACTGGTGAATTAACACAGATCCATTTGGAGAATTTTGAACTTATAAGACCAATGCATTTTATTTACTTAAGGAATAATATTAATAAACAAAAATACAGTGCCTTCTTTAAAAATATTTATAGAGAAAAACTGTAA
- a CDS encoding YeiH family protein, whose translation MKKLKEILPGFLVCLVIGLLAQQIAQFFPSIGAALFAIGIGMLAGNTFLNNDIFNIGTKFSESRLLEYSIVLTGLTLHLADIMGIGFEGVGFIAIQMTLTICICYFIGKKLGFSKKFSLLMCAGNAVCGSSAIGTVAPIVDADSKDKGISITIVNVTGTILMVVLPFLTALLYNHETLRTSAMIGGTLQSIGQVIASAVMVNGDVVEFATIFKIVRIIFVVFVAISYSRINLEEHQSLFAKKEGISAKVKAKVPWFVIGFFILSLIVSTGIIPTVISTTAKMISSQFEIIALAAIGMRVKFKDLIKEGPKAMLYGCLTGGSQVVIAFILIALLFH comes from the coding sequence ATGAAAAAATTAAAAGAAATATTGCCAGGTTTTTTAGTATGTTTAGTTATAGGGTTATTGGCACAACAAATTGCTCAGTTTTTTCCTAGTATAGGAGCAGCACTGTTTGCTATTGGAATTGGGATGTTAGCAGGTAATACATTTTTAAATAATGATATATTTAATATAGGAACAAAGTTTTCTGAAAGTAGATTATTAGAATATTCAATTGTCTTAACTGGATTAACATTGCATTTAGCTGATATTATGGGAATTGGATTTGAGGGTGTTGGATTTATTGCTATTCAAATGACATTAACAATTTGTATATGTTATTTTATTGGTAAGAAATTAGGTTTCTCAAAAAAGTTTTCACTTCTTATGTGCGCAGGAAATGCTGTTTGTGGTTCATCTGCTATTGGAACAGTTGCACCGATTGTAGATGCTGATAGTAAAGATAAAGGCATTTCTATTACAATTGTTAATGTAACAGGAACAATTCTTATGGTTGTTCTCCCCTTTTTAACAGCTTTGTTATATAATCATGAAACATTAAGGACATCAGCTATGATTGGTGGAACACTTCAATCTATTGGTCAAGTGATTGCTTCAGCAGTCATGGTTAATGGAGATGTTGTTGAGTTTGCAACAATCTTTAAAATTGTACGTATTATTTTTGTTGTTTTTGTTGCTATATCATATTCAAGAATAAATTTAGAAGAACATCAATCACTATTTGCTAAAAAAGAAGGTATATCAGCAAAGGTAAAAGCAAAAGTTCCATGGTTTGTTATTGGATTCTTTATTTTAAGTTTAATTGTTAGTACTGGTATTATTCCAACAGTTATTTCAACAACTGCCAAAATGATAAGCAGCCAATTTGAGATTATTGCATTAGCAGCTATAGGAATGCGTGTCAAATTTAAAGATCTTATTAAAGAGGGACCAAAAGCTATGTTATATGGCTGTTTAACAGGTGGTTCTCAAGTTGTTATTGCCTTTATTTTAATAGCATTATTATTCCACTAA
- a CDS encoding winged helix-turn-helix domain-containing protein, which produces MIWLEKEHMLYMYVYRMVLSDIYNGKYQFQDKLPTLLELCKIYSVGRNTVRSALIQLQNDGYVIMQKGVQATVCFQLDSFENQRQYKQAIQDSRQMIIDIFETMEYLLPNISVVCLHRMTPEQFFELENKVNQFSIDCIKSEKEMIQELYNIYLYAFSILDNSLLNDLFITFMSSIYQPLVDTEDAHSELKRNIKLIQRTLKFLLKFANRQNDFMVKHIIAIMCKSNAKIALKYIDELCEDMDVQNEKQFVWVGYRNQDYLYVQVVLKILSAIQHQTYVKGISLPSIAKLSKQYDVSEKTVRKALDVLREYCVIETINGVGSIVIVDNHYDKSVLFNSPSFQENMKVFSESLELISLILPIMMMKVLESASYQDLVSIKDKTEADSLLTLEPLYDYVAAHCNPCLKTIFEELKKPMGWNIFVGRVVHYSAYDLKEHHNEYFNAILSRDTYRLCQIVDSIFRSSLKTLQLHMK; this is translated from the coding sequence GTGATTTGGTTGGAAAAGGAACATATGTTGTATATGTATGTTTATCGTATGGTATTAAGTGATATATATAATGGGAAATATCAATTTCAGGATAAACTACCTACATTATTAGAACTATGCAAAATATATAGTGTGGGACGTAATACAGTGCGTAGTGCTTTGATACAATTACAAAATGATGGCTATGTCATTATGCAAAAAGGAGTTCAGGCAACCGTTTGTTTTCAACTAGATAGTTTTGAAAATCAAAGGCAGTATAAACAAGCTATCCAAGATTCGAGACAGATGATAATAGATATTTTTGAAACAATGGAATATCTTTTACCTAATATTAGTGTGGTTTGTTTGCATCGCATGACACCTGAACAGTTTTTTGAACTTGAAAATAAAGTGAATCAATTTTCTATAGATTGCATTAAAAGTGAAAAAGAGATGATTCAGGAACTATATAATATTTATTTATATGCTTTTTCAATCTTAGATAACAGTCTTTTAAATGACTTATTCATTACATTTATGTCTTCAATTTATCAACCATTGGTTGATACAGAAGATGCTCATAGTGAATTAAAAAGAAATATTAAACTTATCCAAAGAACATTAAAGTTCTTATTAAAATTTGCAAATAGACAAAATGACTTTATGGTGAAACATATAATTGCCATTATGTGTAAATCAAATGCAAAAATTGCCCTTAAATATATTGATGAATTATGTGAAGATATGGATGTACAAAATGAGAAGCAGTTTGTATGGGTAGGTTATCGCAATCAGGATTATCTCTATGTGCAAGTTGTATTAAAAATACTAAGTGCTATTCAACATCAAACTTATGTAAAAGGAATCTCATTACCTTCGATTGCAAAACTATCTAAACAATATGATGTTAGTGAAAAAACAGTAAGGAAAGCTTTAGATGTTTTAAGGGAGTATTGTGTTATTGAGACAATTAATGGGGTTGGGTCTATAGTTATTGTTGATAATCATTATGATAAATCAGTACTGTTCAATAGCCCTTCTTTTCAGGAAAATATGAAAGTCTTCTCTGAGTCATTAGAGCTTATTTCATTAATATTACCAATAATGATGATGAAGGTTTTAGAGAGTGCTTCTTATCAAGATTTGGTAAGTATCAAAGATAAAACAGAAGCTGATTCATTATTAACCTTAGAACCTCTTTATGATTATGTTGCTGCCCATTGTAATCCTTGTCTTAAAACTATTTTTGAAGAACTCAAGAAACCAATGGGATGGAATATATTTGTAGGTCGTGTTGTTCATTATTCAGCTTATGATTTAAAAGAACATCATAATGAATATTTTAATGCTATTCTATCAAGAGATACTTATCGATTATGTCAAATTGTCGATTCTATTTTTCGATCATCATTAAAAACTTTACAGTTACATATGAAATAA
- a CDS encoding sensor histidine kinase: MKKKKYIVHVIMILILFATSIGTYMCYPMIQEAINKDNRDANTITSYVVDLISEYNYPIDYQLKTQKNKDFNTSEYLQIIGKDNTQDVMDAKENFQYQIKQSIRQLEKQTDLYYQAVDNESQIHSANTNDDLSSIMSNKELQEKYQWYIQIQFDKDGSLFVNFTKDGIEIPYEKRLNYQSHSGNEENFYSDDNEIISTIKYNNPKNLTITYAVPKTLQSGSQLSLYINNPGNTDYFRFSLPYLLTCLFIVMCMIFIIPMHYLNENKFLQFISRIKFIILAFIWCTVTSTLYIISPYLVIATTQNLMGEFFSRFGIQNLSDILTPIFNIGLWFIFYLMFMILAYMIKYLYCKGFKRYFMENTCTGWLIKNSKKIIDKVIDFDLSDEVNKSVLKIVLFNFIIITGISIFFVFGIFFACIYSVIIFVILQKKFNQIKEQYQVLLNATQQLSNGNFNVEINEDVGIFNPLKDEFSHIRDGFEKAVQEEVKSQKTKTELISNVSHDLKTPLTSIITYVDLLKNPHLTDDDHEHYLQILERNSLRLKNLIEDLFEVSKANSGDIRLDYVDVDIVALIKQAQLECEDKLSEKNLDLRTTFTEEKMICHLDSSKTYRIFENLFINISKYALEHTRVYIDVIENDDSVTIIFKNISAEEMRFNENEIVERFVQGDQSRNTSGSGLGLAIVKSFTELQGGRFTVELDGDLFKSIITFYK, translated from the coding sequence ATGAAAAAGAAAAAATATATTGTTCATGTGATTATGATCTTGATCCTTTTTGCAACAAGTATTGGAACATATATGTGTTATCCAATGATACAAGAAGCAATTAACAAGGATAATCGAGATGCTAATACTATAACCTCTTACGTTGTAGATCTGATATCAGAATATAATTATCCAATTGATTATCAACTTAAAACACAAAAGAATAAAGATTTTAATACTTCAGAGTATTTGCAAATTATTGGTAAAGACAATACTCAAGATGTTATGGATGCTAAAGAGAACTTTCAGTATCAAATCAAGCAAAGCATACGTCAATTAGAGAAGCAAACAGATCTTTATTATCAAGCTGTTGATAATGAATCACAAATTCACTCTGCAAATACTAATGATGATTTAAGTTCAATTATGAGCAACAAAGAACTACAAGAGAAATACCAATGGTATATTCAGATTCAATTTGATAAAGATGGTTCTCTATTTGTTAATTTTACAAAAGATGGGATAGAAATACCTTATGAGAAGAGATTGAATTATCAATCACATTCAGGTAATGAAGAAAATTTTTATTCAGATGATAATGAAATTATTTCAACAATTAAATATAATAATCCTAAAAATTTAACAATAACCTATGCAGTTCCAAAAACACTGCAATCTGGGAGTCAATTATCTTTATATATAAATAATCCTGGTAATACTGATTATTTTAGATTTTCATTACCATATTTATTAACTTGTCTATTTATTGTGATGTGTATGATTTTTATAATACCAATGCATTATCTTAATGAAAATAAATTTCTGCAATTTATTTCTCGTATTAAATTTATTATATTGGCATTTATTTGGTGTACGGTAACATCAACGCTTTACATTATATCTCCTTATTTGGTTATAGCAACTACACAAAATCTTATGGGCGAGTTCTTTTCTCGCTTTGGTATTCAAAATCTCTCTGATATATTAACACCTATTTTCAATATCGGACTTTGGTTTATCTTCTATCTCATGTTTATGATTTTGGCTTATATGATTAAATATCTTTATTGCAAAGGTTTTAAAAGATATTTCATGGAAAATACGTGTACAGGATGGTTGATAAAAAACAGTAAAAAGATTATTGACAAAGTTATAGATTTTGATTTAAGTGATGAAGTGAATAAGTCAGTATTAAAAATTGTTTTATTTAATTTTATTATTATTACTGGTATTAGTATATTCTTTGTTTTTGGAATATTCTTTGCATGTATTTATTCTGTTATCATCTTTGTTATTCTGCAAAAGAAATTTAATCAAATCAAAGAACAATATCAAGTATTATTAAATGCAACACAACAGTTATCTAATGGTAATTTTAATGTGGAAATTAATGAAGATGTTGGAATCTTTAATCCTTTAAAAGATGAGTTTTCACATATTAGAGATGGTTTTGAAAAAGCTGTGCAAGAGGAAGTGAAGTCGCAAAAAACAAAAACTGAACTTATTTCTAACGTTTCACATGATTTAAAAACACCTCTCACATCTATCATTACTTATGTTGATTTATTAAAAAATCCTCATTTAACTGATGATGATCATGAGCATTATTTACAGATTCTTGAGAGAAATTCATTAAGATTAAAGAATCTCATTGAAGACCTATTTGAAGTTAGTAAAGCAAATAGTGGAGATATTAGACTAGATTATGTAGATGTTGATATCGTTGCTTTAATTAAACAGGCACAATTAGAGTGTGAAGATAAATTATCTGAGAAAAATTTAGATTTAAGAACGACTTTTACAGAAGAAAAGATGATTTGTCATCTAGATAGTTCAAAAACATATAGAATATTTGAAAATCTATTTATCAATATTAGTAAATATGCCTTAGAGCATACAAGGGTTTACATTGATGTGATAGAAAATGATGATTCTGTAACAATTATTTTTAAAAACATTTCAGCTGAAGAAATGAGATTTAATGAAAATGAAATAGTTGAAAGATTTGTTCAAGGTGATCAATCGCGTAATACAAGTGGTTCTGGACTTGGTCTTGCTATTGTGAAGAGCTTTACAGAATTACAAGGTGGACGTTTTACTGTTGAGTTAGATGGAGACCTTTTCAAATCAATTATTACTTTTTATAAATAG
- a CDS encoding response regulator transcription factor, with translation MEYNVLVVEDEIEICDAIEIYLKTQGYHVYKANNGQEGLNIISNQTIHLAIVDIMMPIMDGIQMTMKVRENYDFPIIMLSAKSEDIDKITGLNIGADDYVTKPFVPMELLARVSSQLRRYSRYLNVILDQQHENSYVVGGLELNLDTKQVTVEGKIIKVTPIEFKILQLLMEYPGKVFSADNIYESVWQEDAISTDTVMVHVRNLREKIEIDPKNPRYLKVVWGVGYKIEK, from the coding sequence ATGGAATATAATGTTTTGGTTGTTGAAGATGAAATTGAGATTTGTGATGCAATAGAAATCTATTTAAAAACACAAGGATATCATGTGTATAAAGCAAATAATGGACAAGAGGGATTAAATATTATTTCAAATCAAACAATTCATTTAGCAATTGTTGATATTATGATGCCTATAATGGATGGTATACAAATGACTATGAAAGTTAGGGAAAACTATGACTTCCCTATTATCATGCTTTCAGCCAAATCAGAAGATATAGATAAAATTACTGGCTTAAATATTGGTGCAGACGATTATGTTACAAAACCATTTGTTCCAATGGAATTATTGGCGAGAGTTTCCTCTCAATTGCGACGTTATTCTCGTTATTTAAACGTTATTTTAGATCAGCAGCATGAAAACAGTTATGTTGTTGGTGGCTTAGAACTTAATTTAGATACAAAACAGGTGACTGTTGAAGGAAAAATCATAAAAGTCACTCCTATAGAATTTAAGATCTTACAATTACTCATGGAATATCCTGGTAAGGTTTTTTCAGCTGATAACATTTATGAAAGTGTATGGCAAGAAGATGCTATTAGTACAGATACTGTTATGGTCCATGTTCGTAATCTAAGAGAAAAAATTGAAATTGACCCAAAGAATCCTCGCTACCTTAAAGTTGTTTGGGGCGTAGGATATAAAATTGAAAAATAA
- a CDS encoding TVP38/TMEM64 family protein, translating into MQYLKQKKKELSFIFICFLVMGLACLLLYQPLMDILKDPQVLRTQLQSYGIGGQLLLIGIMTLQVVFVFLPGEIIEIMAGFIYGPIVGMIICMIGSAVGSSIIYLFVKKCGIRFIDKLIGLDKVNEVEFLKNKEKRNILCFIIFFIPGTPKDIMTYFIPLTDMKLSTFLFITTIARIPSIITSTIGGHAIGVENYIFSIIVFVITAIVSLIGIYIYRKITTKKEIGYNL; encoded by the coding sequence ATGCAATATTTAAAGCAAAAGAAAAAAGAATTGAGTTTTATATTCATATGTTTTTTAGTTATGGGTCTCGCATGTTTATTATTATATCAACCACTAATGGATATTCTTAAAGACCCACAAGTTTTACGTACACAGTTACAAAGTTATGGAATTGGTGGACAATTGTTACTTATAGGTATTATGACCTTACAAGTTGTATTTGTTTTTCTACCTGGTGAAATCATTGAAATTATGGCTGGTTTTATCTATGGTCCAATAGTCGGGATGATTATATGTATGATTGGTAGTGCAGTTGGTTCATCAATAATTTATTTATTTGTTAAAAAATGTGGTATACGTTTTATTGATAAACTTATAGGATTAGATAAAGTCAATGAAGTTGAATTTTTAAAAAATAAAGAAAAAAGAAATATATTATGTTTCATTATTTTCTTTATACCTGGTACACCAAAAGATATAATGACTTATTTCATACCGCTCACAGATATGAAATTATCTACATTTTTATTTATTACAACCATAGCAAGAATTCCATCCATTATTACAAGTACAATTGGAGGTCATGCTATTGGTGTAGAAAATTATATATTTTCTATTATAGTCTTTGTAATCACAGCAATAGTTTCATTAATTGGAATTTATATTTATAGAAAAATAACTACAAAGAAAGAGATTGGTTATAATCTTTAG
- a CDS encoding Rpn family recombination-promoting nuclease/putative transposase, producing the protein MYTVTHHNVLSDTTPDPTLKDFFKRKDRFADLINCLLFHGQTILYNENLSLYDSNSSTVFHHKAMNISVSKARDIIMRVNHTDAPILIGLENQQTIDYTMPFRILVYDTITYNQQFHMVNITSRKSFYPIPVVTCVLYYGDKKWRQPYSLTERMVIPYIYKYLINDWYGHIYDIKDIDVSQLNHPDNIMMIEAVQKFYQWDRNLESLRDMILTKEVVVVVATVIGNKKFGIKIQKEESEEINMCAVFDEYVKEREMKGKVSLLLTLLKSKFGVISDELIMKLENSTTDELNQVTLTILNARTEEDIMNIFN; encoded by the coding sequence ATGTATACTGTGACTCATCATAATGTTCTATCAGACACGACACCTGATCCAACTCTTAAGGACTTCTTTAAACGAAAAGATCGTTTTGCTGATCTTATCAACTGTCTTCTCTTTCACGGACAAACTATATTGTACAATGAAAACCTATCTCTCTATGACTCTAATAGTTCTACTGTTTTTCATCATAAAGCTATGAATATCAGTGTCAGCAAAGCCAGAGATATTATAATGAGAGTCAATCATACCGATGCTCCTATATTGATTGGACTTGAAAATCAGCAGACAATTGATTATACCATGCCCTTTCGGATATTAGTTTATGATACGATTACATACAATCAGCAATTTCATATGGTAAACATTACTTCTAGAAAATCATTCTATCCAATACCTGTTGTGACCTGTGTTCTTTACTATGGTGATAAGAAATGGAGACAGCCTTATTCCTTAACAGAAAGAATGGTCATTCCATACATATATAAGTATTTAATAAACGATTGGTATGGACATATCTATGATATTAAGGATATTGATGTCAGTCAGTTAAATCATCCAGATAATATCATGATGATAGAGGCAGTACAAAAGTTCTATCAATGGGATAGGAATTTAGAAAGTCTAAGAGATATGATATTAACAAAGGAAGTCGTAGTTGTTGTAGCAACAGTTATAGGAAACAAGAAATTTGGTATCAAGATACAAAAAGAAGAAAGTGAGGAAATAAATATGTGTGCTGTATTTGATGAATATGTCAAAGAAAGAGAAATGAAGGGAAAAGTTTCACTATTACTTACACTCCTAAAAAGCAAATTTGGAGTCATATCAGATGAATTGATTATGAAATTAGAGAACAGTACAACTGATGAACTTAATCAGGTAACACTTACTATACTGAATGCAAGAACTGAAGAAGATATCATGAATATCTTCAATTAA
- a CDS encoding HD domain-containing protein: MNNKERFIEVYKKYIHREGSDKLLEYLMSHSSDFFDAPASARYHGNYDGGLVEHSLNVYDCLKDYLERTRVKTTYGLNYNDESIAIVALLHDLCKINCYKKGTRNVKENGQWKQVPTFEYNDTLPYGHGEKSVYMISGYMRLTREEAFAIRYHMGFSGSEDARNVGAAFEMFPLAFALSTADMEATYFIEGKN; this comes from the coding sequence ATGAATAATAAGGAAAGATTTATTGAAGTTTATAAGAAATATATTCATCGAGAAGGTAGTGATAAATTATTAGAATATTTAATGTCACATAGTTCTGATTTTTTTGATGCACCAGCTAGTGCTAGATATCATGGAAATTACGATGGTGGATTAGTTGAACATAGTTTAAATGTTTATGATTGTCTCAAAGACTATTTAGAAAGAACAAGGGTTAAAACAACTTATGGTTTAAATTATAATGATGAGAGTATTGCTATTGTGGCTTTGTTGCACGATTTGTGCAAGATTAATTGTTATAAAAAAGGAACAAGAAATGTTAAAGAAAATGGTCAATGGAAACAGGTTCCAACATTTGAATACAATGATACTCTACCATATGGACATGGTGAGAAAAGTGTCTATATGATTAGCGGCTATATGCGTTTAACAAGGGAAGAAGCTTTTGCAATTCGCTACCATATGGGCTTTTCAGGTAGTGAAGATGCTCGTAATGTTGGTGCTGCATTTGAGATGTTCCCATTAGCCTTTGCTTTATCAACTGCTGATATGGAAGCCACATATTTTATTGAAGGTAAAAACTAA
- a CDS encoding YczE/YyaS/YitT family protein, with translation MYSKRFIRLLISMPVFAFGATLSIQSGIGVNAWDTFALGITNVLPIQYGTVVLLTGIFVLFIDIILKQPIGFGTLLDIMIIGKTTDLFLSFEFIPQITSLPLAIILLITSLFIQSFGVYLYTSAGLSVGPRDAMLIAIAKKSNHMSIGTIKAIIEISVFIIGFMLGAPVGIGTLICVFGIGFILQFTLKIFHLDLRKVKQESLLETTVQIFSKQKVYE, from the coding sequence ATGTATTCAAAGAGATTTATAAGATTATTGATATCTATGCCTGTTTTTGCATTTGGAGCAACATTAAGTATCCAATCAGGAATTGGTGTTAATGCATGGGATACATTTGCATTAGGTATAACAAATGTATTACCTATTCAATATGGTACCGTTGTATTATTAACTGGTATATTTGTATTGTTCATTGATATTATTCTTAAACAACCCATTGGATTTGGCACATTGTTGGATATTATGATTATTGGTAAAACAACAGATTTATTTTTATCTTTTGAATTTATTCCACAAATAACATCGTTACCGCTTGCAATTATATTACTTATTACTAGTTTATTTATTCAATCTTTTGGTGTCTATTTATATACCAGTGCTGGTTTAAGTGTAGGTCCTCGTGATGCGATGTTAATCGCAATTGCTAAAAAATCAAATCATATGTCTATAGGTACAATTAAAGCCATTATTGAAATAAGTGTTTTTATTATTGGATTTATGCTGGGTGCTCCAGTAGGAATAGGGACTCTTATTTGTGTTTTTGGTATTGGGTTCATTCTACAATTCACATTAAAGATATTCCATTTAGACCTTAGAAAGGTCAAACAAGAAAGTCTATTAGAAACAACAGTGCAAATTTTCTCTAAACAAAAGGTATATGAATAG
- the ybaK gene encoding Cys-tRNA(Pro) deacylase, which translates to MKKVKTNVLRILEQKHIDYETREYDYDDEHLSGQYIVSQVDLQADEIYKTLVLSCHNGYLVCCIPILEEIDLKKLAKVSGHKSVSMIHQKDLFNVTGYIRGGCSPIGMKRTFKTYFQEDMSHMNKVAVSAGKRGLQVIIAPEELRKCVNGEYADVMRRGK; encoded by the coding sequence ATGAAGAAAGTCAAAACAAATGTATTAAGAATACTTGAGCAAAAACATATTGATTATGAAACAAGAGAATATGATTATGATGATGAACATCTAAGCGGGCAGTATATAGTTTCACAAGTTGATTTACAGGCAGATGAAATTTATAAGACCTTAGTTTTAAGTTGTCATAATGGGTATCTTGTTTGTTGTATTCCGATATTAGAAGAGATTGATTTAAAAAAACTTGCGAAGGTTAGTGGGCATAAGAGTGTATCAATGATCCATCAAAAAGATTTATTCAATGTAACAGGATATATCCGTGGTGGGTGTTCGCCTATTGGAATGAAAAGGACATTTAAAACATATTTTCAAGAAGACATGAGCCATATGAACAAAGTTGCAGTTAGTGCTGGAAAACGTGGGTTGCAAGTGATAATAGCTCCAGAAGAATTAAGGAAATGTGTGAATGGGGAATATGCAGATGTGATGAGAAGAGGAAAATAA